One Pelobates fuscus isolate aPelFus1 chromosome 8, aPelFus1.pri, whole genome shotgun sequence genomic window carries:
- the B3GALT1 gene encoding beta-1,3-galactosyltransferase 1 has product MASKVSCLYILTVVCWASALWYLSVTRPNSSYSNHRLGHIVISQKNVSFGNIRTRPINPHSFEFVINEPEKCENNGSPFLVILISTTHKEFDARQAIRETWGNESNFKGIKIVTLFLLGKNSDPVLNQMVEQESQIFHDIVIEDFIDSYHNLTLKTLMGMRWVATFCSKAKYVMKTDSDIFVNMDNLIYKLLKPTTKPRRRYFTGYVINGGPIRDVRSKWYMPRDLYPDSNYPPFCSGTGYIFSADVAELIYKTSLHTRLLHLEDVYVGLCLRKLGIHPFQNSGFNHWKMAYSLCRYRRVITVHQIGPEEMHRIWNDMSSKKHLRC; this is encoded by the coding sequence ATGGCATCAAAGGTCTCATGTTTATACATTCTGACAGTTGTCTGCTGGGCAAGTGCTCTGTGGTACCTAAGTGTAACTCGGCCAAATTCTTCCTACTCGAATCACAGATTAGGTCATATAGTCATATCTCAAAAGAACGTTTCTTTTGGCAATATTAGAACTCGACCAATAAATCCACATTCTTTTGAATTTGTTATAAATGAACCAGAGAAGTGTGAAAATAATGGAAGTCCCTTTTTGGTCATTCTTATAAGCACAACCCACAAGGAATTTGATGCAAGACAAGCCATTCGGGAAACTTGGGGTAACGAGAGCAATTTCAAAGGAATTAaaattgttacattgtttctttTGGGAAAAAACTCAGATCCAGTATTAAACCAGATGGTTGAGCAGGAAAGTCAAATATTTCATGACATTGTCATAGAAGATTTTATAGATTCCTATCATAATCTGACCCTAAAAACATTAATGGGTATGAGGTGGGTGGCTACATTCTGCTCAAAAGCCAAGTACGTTATGAAAACAGACAgtgatatttttgtaaatatggaCAACCTCATTTATAAGTTGTTGAAACCCACCACAAAGCCTAGAAGAAGATATTTTACTGGATATGTGATCAATGGAGGACCTATAAGAGATGTACGTAGCAAATGGTATATGCCAAGAGACTTGTACCCTGACAGTAACTACCCGCCATTTTGTTCGGGAACTGGCTACATTTTTTCTGCTGATGTAGCAGAGCTAATTTACAAAACCTCTCTTCATACCAGACTTTTGCATCTCGAGGATGTGTATGTGGGACTTTGCTTACGGAAACTTGGAATTCATCCATTTCAAAACAGTGGATTTAATCACTGGAAAATGGCCTACAGCTTGTGTAGATACCGACGAGTGATTACTGTGCACCAGATTGGCCCGGAAGAAATGCACAGGATTTGGAATGATATGTCGAGCAAAAAACATCTTCGATGTTAA